The Enterobacteriaceae endosymbiont of Neohaemonia nigricornis genome has a segment encoding these proteins:
- the recB gene encoding exodeoxyribonuclease V subunit beta, with protein MINYKCIKEFDLFIKKLTGKYLIEASAGTGKTFTIIIIYLRLILGLITYNNCNTPLKIEQILVVTFTEISVKHLRKRIKNSIYLLRQACINNTSENNIINLLIKEIKNLNQAKTLLLQAELNFHKASIFTIHSFCQKILNMYHYNIFTTNIINNEFYLLNEAIIQFWHDYINKLPEYISIIIFIYFRTPQQILQSILPFINHYSTSIIKYHTDNINVCKQYDNNKKNLIIIKKYWIQYHQDIIIIINNSDINKHMYNKRNMQKWINIVNVWANNNIYDTYPTQLKKFSRQILINNSIKYPPKHILFNKIDICIKNIISLKNIIILQALKYVVNFIQIKKKKDNKISFNDLLNLLLKRLNSKFGVKIAQDIRKIYPITFIDEFQDTNTQQYNIFKKIYNKSTNPIIFIGDPKQAIYSFRDADIFTYIQATKEIKNCYTLKNNWRSSSTIVKSINQLFSNRSQTFVLKNIIFNQATYVQHKINYKFIFNNDIQPGINLWLDLYETNINKFKQRIAYICVSNIYKYLISNNNYFLYGTNKKIVNINDITILVRNKYEAYIIQKEFIKFNIPSIYLSNTISVFETIEAKELIILLKTIIKPSNKYLIIKLLSSTLFEINLIFFDYPNKYKLILKTMEQFFIYKKFWNKYGFLNMLEYMFLNKNIYDKQNILYFFNKKKIKNILHIGELLQNSIDNTTNVVHVIQWLKKQITYPNNQDENQQIRLDNQKNQIKIMTIYKSKGLQFPIVWLPFIICNFVDLIHDHGVIYHNRSNFNKIISFNKNINYIKYTLEESLSEHIRLLYVSITRAIFHCSIGIANLKNHCQYKKYFNYFNALHYLIKNKNNSTTEDLKNNVNKLITDDIKVIINDNVKLLQTKNYYVQYQTLNNLNNINDYKEYNIKYKNLDIISYTKIKKQQLYNTNDTKYFYNFYFIQNKKKYIKKTQHNFPIGKTTGLLIHSILEKINFQNPVSKSFIKNELIKNNINISWDIMLTNWINNIINKSLSYTNIILKNINSKNKQTEFEFYLSIKNNISSQKFNNIIKKYDNISYYLPLINFNEFQGFIHGVIDLIFIWEDKYYIIDYKSHWLGSNVYKYNIKNMKQNICYNRYDIQYQLYTVALHKYLSSKIINYNYNKYFGAIIYLYVRGINKKIDNYNGIWITKPKFELIHALEKLFN; from the coding sequence ATGATAAATTATAAATGTATAAAAGAATTTGATTTATTTATAAAAAAATTAACAGGTAAATATTTAATTGAAGCATCTGCTGGTACAGGTAAAACTTTTACAATAATTATTATATATTTACGTTTAATATTAGGTTTAATAACCTATAATAATTGTAATACACCACTAAAAATTGAACAAATTCTTGTTGTAACATTTACAGAAATATCTGTTAAACATTTAAGAAAAAGAATTAAAAATAGTATTTATTTATTACGTCAAGCATGCATAAATAATACAAGTGAAAATAATATTATAAATCTTTTAATAAAAGAAATTAAAAATTTAAATCAAGCTAAAACTTTATTATTACAAGCAGAATTAAATTTTCATAAAGCTTCTATTTTTACAATTCATTCATTTTGTCAAAAAATATTAAATATGTATCATTATAATATTTTTACAACAAATATTATTAATAATGAGTTTTATTTATTAAATGAAGCTATTATACAATTTTGGCATGATTATATTAATAAATTACCTGAATATATATCAATAATTATTTTTATATATTTTAGAACACCTCAACAAATACTACAAAGTATATTACCATTTATAAATCATTATTCCACATCTATAATAAAATATCATACAGATAATATAAATGTATGTAAGCAATATGATAATAATAAAAAAAATTTAATTATTATTAAAAAATATTGGATACAATATCATCAAGATATAATTATTATTATTAATAATAGTGATATTAATAAACATATGTATAATAAACGAAATATGCAAAAATGGATTAATATTGTTAATGTGTGGGCAAATAATAATATATATGATACTTATCCAACACAATTAAAAAAATTTTCTAGACAAATACTAATAAATAATAGTATAAAATATCCTCCTAAACATATTTTATTTAATAAAATAGATATATGTATTAAAAATATAATAAGTTTAAAAAATATAATTATATTACAAGCATTAAAATATGTTGTTAATTTTATACAAATTAAAAAAAAAAAAGACAATAAAATTAGTTTTAATGATTTATTAAATCTTTTATTAAAAAGGTTGAATAGTAAATTTGGTGTTAAAATTGCTCAAGACATTAGAAAAATATATCCTATTACTTTCATAGATGAATTTCAAGATACTAATACACAACAATATAATATTTTTAAAAAAATTTATAATAAATCTACTAATCCAATTATTTTTATTGGCGATCCTAAACAAGCAATTTATTCTTTTAGAGATGCTGATATTTTTACTTATATACAAGCTACTAAAGAAATTAAAAATTGTTATACATTAAAAAATAATTGGCGTTCATCTAGTACAATAGTTAAAAGTATTAATCAATTATTTTCTAATAGGTCACAAACCTTTGTTTTAAAAAATATTATTTTTAATCAAGCTACATATGTACAACATAAAATTAATTATAAATTTATATTTAATAATGATATACAACCTGGTATAAATTTATGGTTGGATTTATATGAAACAAATATAAATAAATTCAAACAAAGAATAGCATATATATGTGTTAGTAATATTTATAAATATTTAATAAGTAATAATAATTATTTTTTATATGGTACAAACAAGAAAATAGTTAATATTAATGATATTACTATACTAGTACGTAATAAATATGAAGCATATATTATTCAAAAAGAATTTATTAAATTTAATATTCCATCTATATATTTATCTAATACTATTAGTGTTTTTGAAACTATTGAAGCAAAAGAATTAATTATTTTATTAAAAACTATTATAAAACCAAGCAATAAATATTTAATTATAAAATTATTATCTAGTACATTATTTGAAATTAATTTAATATTTTTTGATTATCCAAATAAATATAAGCTCATTTTAAAAACTATGGAACAATTTTTTATATATAAAAAATTTTGGAATAAATATGGTTTTTTAAATATGTTAGAATATATGTTTTTAAATAAAAATATTTATGATAAACAAAATATATTATATTTTTTTAATAAAAAAAAAATTAAAAATATTTTACATATAGGAGAATTATTACAAAATTCTATAGATAATACTACTAATGTAGTACATGTAATACAATGGTTAAAAAAACAAATTACATATCCAAATAATCAAGATGAAAATCAACAAATTAGATTAGATAATCAAAAAAATCAAATAAAAATTATGACAATATATAAATCAAAAGGGTTGCAATTTCCTATTGTTTGGTTGCCATTTATTATTTGTAATTTTGTTGATTTAATACATGATCATGGTGTTATTTATCATAATCGTAGTAATTTTAATAAAATTATAAGTTTTAATAAAAATATAAATTATATAAAATATACATTAGAAGAATCATTATCCGAACATATAAGATTATTATATGTGTCTATTACTAGAGCTATTTTTCATTGTAGTATTGGTATAGCTAATCTTAAAAATCATTGTCAATATAAAAAATATTTTAATTATTTTAATGCTTTACATTATTTAATTAAAAATAAAAATAATAGCACTACAGAAGATTTAAAAAATAACGTCAATAAATTAATTACAGATGACATTAAAGTTATTATTAATGATAATGTAAAATTATTACAAACAAAAAATTATTATGTACAATATCAAACACTAAATAATTTAAATAATATTAATGATTATAAAGAATATAATATAAAATATAAAAATTTAGATATTATAAGTTATACAAAAATAAAAAAACAACAATTATATAATACAAATGATACAAAATATTTTTATAATTTTTATTTTATACAAAATAAAAAAAAATATATAAAAAAAACACAACATAATTTTCCTATAGGTAAAACAACTGGGTTATTAATACATTCTATTTTAGAAAAAATAAATTTTCAAAATCCAGTATCAAAATCATTTATTAAAAATGAATTAATTAAAAATAATATAAATATATCTTGGGATATTATGTTAACTAATTGGATTAATAATATTATTAATAAATCCTTAAGTTATACAAATATTATTCTTAAAAATATTAATAGTAAAAATAAACAAACAGAATTTGAATTCTATTTATCAATTAAAAATAATATTTCTAGTCAAAAATTTAATAATATTATTAAAAAATATGATAATATTTCATATTATCTTCCACTAATTAATTTTAATGAATTTCAAGGTTTTATACATGGTGTTATTGACTTAATATTTATATGGGAAGATAAATATTATATTATTGATTATAAATCACATTGGTTGGGATCAAATGTTTATAAATATAATATAAAAAATATGAAACAAAATATTTGTTATAATCGTTATGATATACAATATCAATTGTATACTGTTGCATTACATAAATATTTAAGTAGTAAAATTATTAATTATAATTATAATAAATATTTTGGTGCGATTATATATTTATATGTACGAGGTATAAATAAAAAAATAGATAATTATAATGGAATTTGGATAACTAAACCAAAATTTGAATTAATTCATGCATTAGAAAAATTATTTAATTAA
- the recD gene encoding exodeoxyribonuclease V subunit alpha, whose amino-acid sequence MFNILNILYKSKIFKEIDLQFANIMSDITQPELILAIAYLNKMMRRGHVCLPIKKLNLNKIFHNKKVFLEKYTNIIKLNSIEDWEKKLLSYPQVNTGKYITPFIIYNKCLYIYKMWQAENIIVKHFIKNKFNNTMINIDSIIPILNLIFNEQDIIQKQIALMSITHRISIITGSPGTGKTSIISKLILFFIKCFTKSFKIKVATPTGKASHRLTESLSIFFNSIDIIPLLNNQEKNNIPKNAVTIHNLLKINMYNQTTIFNKKNPLNVNLLIIDEASMIDLHLMTIILESLSHDSFLILLGDNFQLSPIEPGYVFQDLCYFMKFSKTIKYNIWLSTILKISYVYHKSSIQYYLKNCIFSLKNNYRYKITSGIHQLAISIKYNQKHIIKDILLNNKYNNIIYNNILNIKDYEFMIKNLIIQFKNYLYFLKKNIKNIDFHNLFQELKKYQILCVLQNGLFGTKTINNRLETEFFNQNLILHYNAFETEWYLGRPIIIKQNNNFLNLFNGDIGITIWNDEKKKFQIIFPLNNIIDIVNLPPYDIAYAITVHKSQGSEFTNISLILPDKFSHLLNKELIYTAVTRTKNKLYIYSPNNILFKAIEHNIKKYSNIIYKLLI is encoded by the coding sequence ATGTTTAATATATTAAATATTTTATATAAAAGTAAAATTTTTAAAGAAATTGATTTACAATTTGCTAATATTATGTCTGATATAACACAACCAGAATTAATATTAGCTATAGCTTATTTAAATAAAATGATGCGTAGAGGTCATGTTTGTTTGCCAATTAAAAAACTTAATTTAAATAAAATTTTTCATAATAAAAAAGTATTTTTAGAAAAATATACTAATATCATTAAATTAAATAGTATTGAAGATTGGGAAAAAAAATTATTATCATATCCACAAGTAAATACTGGGAAATATATAACACCATTTATTATATATAATAAATGTTTGTATATATATAAAATGTGGCAAGCAGAAAACATAATAGTAAAACATTTTATAAAAAATAAATTTAATAATACCATGATAAATATAGATAGTATAATACCTATACTAAATTTAATATTTAATGAACAAGATATAATACAAAAACAAATAGCCTTAATGTCAATAACTCATAGAATTAGTATTATTACAGGATCTCCTGGAACAGGTAAAACTAGTATTATATCTAAACTAATTTTATTTTTTATAAAATGTTTTACAAAATCATTTAAAATAAAAGTTGCAACACCTACTGGTAAAGCATCACATAGATTAACTGAATCATTATCTATTTTTTTTAACTCTATTGATATTATTCCTTTATTAAATAATCAAGAAAAAAATAATATTCCTAAAAATGCTGTTACTATACATAATTTATTAAAAATTAATATGTATAATCAAACAACAATTTTCAATAAAAAAAATCCTTTAAATGTAAACTTATTAATTATAGATGAAGCATCAATGATAGATTTACATTTAATGACCATTATTTTAGAAAGTTTATCTCATGATAGTTTTTTGATTTTATTAGGTGATAATTTTCAATTATCACCTATAGAACCTGGTTATGTATTTCAAGATTTATGTTATTTTATGAAATTTAGTAAAACTATAAAATATAATATATGGTTATCTACTATATTAAAAATATCATATGTATATCATAAATCTAGTATACAATATTATTTAAAAAATTGTATTTTCTCATTAAAAAATAATTATCGTTATAAAATTACATCAGGTATACATCAATTAGCTATATCAATAAAATATAATCAAAAACATATCATTAAAGATATATTATTAAATAATAAATATAATAATATTATATATAATAATATTTTAAATATTAAAGATTATGAATTTATGATAAAAAATTTAATTATTCAATTTAAAAATTATTTATATTTTTTAAAAAAAAATATTAAAAATATAGATTTTCATAATCTTTTTCAAGAATTAAAAAAATATCAAATATTATGTGTATTACAAAATGGATTATTTGGTACTAAAACTATTAATAATAGGTTAGAAACTGAATTTTTTAATCAAAATTTAATATTACATTATAATGCCTTTGAAACAGAATGGTATTTAGGTAGACCTATAATTATTAAACAAAATAATAATTTTTTAAATTTATTTAATGGAGACATAGGAATAACTATTTGGAATGATGAAAAAAAAAAATTTCAAATAATATTTCCATTAAATAATATTATAGATATAGTAAATTTACCACCATATGATATTGCTTATGCTATAACAGTACATAAATCACAAGGATCAGAATTTACAAATATTTCATTAATTTTACCTGATAAATTCTCACATTTACTTAATAAGGAATTAATTTATACAGCTGTTACTAGAACAAAAAATAAATTATATATTTATAGTCCTAATAATATATTATTTAAAGCTATAGAACATAATATTAAAAAATATTCTAATATAATTTATAAATTATTAATTTAA
- the rplS gene encoding 50S ribosomal protein L19, whose amino-acid sequence MNIISLIEKEQIKKISIPNFRVGDTLIVKVWVVEGTKKRIQLFEGIVIARRNRGLNSSFTVRKISNGIGIERVFPLYSYIIDSIIIKKTGQVHKAKLYYLRKLTGKAARIKERLIT is encoded by the coding sequence ATGAATATTATAAGTCTTATAGAAAAAGAACAAATAAAAAAAATAAGTATTCCTAATTTTAGAGTAGGTGATACATTAATAGTAAAAGTTTGGGTAGTAGAAGGTACAAAAAAAAGAATTCAATTATTTGAAGGTATTGTTATTGCAAGAAGAAATAGAGGGTTAAATTCTTCTTTTACGGTAAGAAAAATTTCTAATGGAATTGGTATAGAACGAGTTTTTCCATTATATTCTTATATAATTGATTCTATTATTATTAAAAAAACAGGACAAGTACATAAAGCAAAATTATATTATTTACGCAAATTAACTGGTAAAGCGGCACGCATTAAAGAACGTTTAATAACTTAA
- a CDS encoding MutH/Sau3AI family endonuclease: protein MHTNIHSIKILILKLKLIIGYSITDIAKFLNYPIPINIKYNKGFAGQLIEYYLIGRHINNKYHQDFEHLGIEIKTITINKNFNVLNDSYICTCSLFKNNNMFWNTSILYKKLSIILWIPIITNSINTPLKERIIGHPKLWSPTVDEKKILYKDWYNLIQLLILGQIQELNNYYGSILIIKNKSNKKQNTKFIDYLGNVCYTSPKAFFLKKTFFNNTNFFM, encoded by the coding sequence ATGCATACAAATATTCATAGTATAAAAATTTTAATATTAAAATTAAAATTAATTATAGGATATAGTATTACTGATATAGCAAAATTTTTAAATTATCCTATTCCTATAAATATAAAATATAATAAAGGTTTTGCTGGACAATTAATAGAATATTATTTAATAGGACGACATATAAATAATAAATATCATCAAGATTTTGAACATCTGGGTATAGAAATTAAAACTATTACTATAAATAAAAATTTTAATGTATTAAATGATAGCTATATTTGTACATGTTCTTTATTTAAAAATAATAATATGTTTTGGAATACTAGTATATTATATAAAAAATTATCCATAATTTTATGGATACCTATTATTACAAATAGTATTAATACTCCTTTAAAAGAAAGAATTATTGGTCATCCTAAATTATGGAGTCCAACAGTAGATGAAAAAAAAATTTTATATAAAGATTGGTATAATTTAATTCAATTATTAATTCTAGGTCAAATACAAGAATTAAATAATTATTATGGTTCTATATTAATTATTAAAAATAAATCGAATAAAAAACAAAATACTAAATTTATAGATTATTTAGGAAATGTTTGTTATACATCTCCTAAAGCATTTTTTTTAAAAAAAACTTTTTTTAATAATACAAATTTTTTTATGTAA
- a CDS encoding exodeoxyribonuclease V subunit gamma, with product MFTIYYSNNLEHLFYIIQLQIQKKTIHNIFQPEVILINQSNIIQRFKLFFAKHTGIHANIKYFFIDNFIIELFTNIFPEIKYDIFLDKNYCIWYIMKFLPKLINSPEFIYLTKYFHKMDDFYSFFNLSTKIAYIYDQYQKYKPELLLTWDNKQYLNKNNLNEVWQAILWYKIINYHNISKKTLWHHGKLYNYLKTCHNIKFNNIIPQKIFILFIHDIPIIYLKLLQLVEKYIEIHILIFNPCKYYWKYLTKNSSLLNQLGKCGLYNIDKFIEIPSRIIETFVPINSVNLLTEIQNDIFYAKSFNKKKTILSKDQSIQIFSCESIKTEIELLYNNILELLSKDKNLLLHDIIVTTPNIKLYKSFIKTIFSKKTLAFNIFNDFHNEYLINIKDKFIFLLKLSSTNITPEDIFFLLENKYILRKFHIQLTDIDYLQYWIKEIGIKHNLNFTNFKNIIFPEDQYTWKLGLHRMFLGYAINDKKILWNNVIPYTSINNSSSILLGNFTKFLLTLYKWQQILNKKYILPKWIKIINKLYLDFFSSTTLKYKYIQEFLSEIKSCIQNGIMAQYNKMVHVNIILDLILFKLKSLTYKRFKINSINFYSLYNFQPLNCKINFIIGMNNEYFPRKSQQFIFNLLKYFNNQYDCNQTEKDKYNFLQLFILTQKKIYISYIIDDKQENTKCRSPIINMIINHIKEKYIIDKNSIIKIVLNSISDNNIYIKKDNNTILHYKNNKQPNQFILLDINKININNFINFWKHPLKGFFNQRLKIYLQDIYHTQFHIVDPFLVNYLQEYLINKKIFDTFIKYDDLNYLYKYYLNCNILPYGNYGNFWWSEKVQKISIIFYQYFDKSIVSTKIFNLKLNNIQLYGKIKLIFNQNNLLKFVPKIIDVKDIMSLWIQHIILCAHDNKYKKDALIIGFNNTKYHLKYIPYKQACLLLTKYIQGYISGMNNPLILPMKSSWIWINCCFDIHTNNINYDNKIQQQAQKLFFYYWENCYFVKENSDLYFKKINYIIDKQEFLNIQNLIKKWMLDILFFKII from the coding sequence ATGTTTACAATATATTATTCCAATAATTTAGAACATTTATTCTATATCATTCAATTACAAATTCAAAAAAAAACAATACACAATATATTTCAACCGGAAGTTATATTAATAAATCAATCAAATATTATTCAAAGATTCAAATTATTTTTTGCAAAACATACTGGTATACATGCGAATATAAAATATTTTTTTATAGATAATTTTATTATAGAATTATTTACTAATATTTTTCCTGAAATAAAATATGATATATTTTTAGATAAAAATTATTGTATTTGGTATATAATGAAATTTTTGCCAAAATTAATTAATTCACCTGAATTTATTTATTTAACAAAATATTTTCATAAAATGGATGATTTTTATTCTTTTTTTAATTTATCAACAAAAATTGCATATATATATGATCAATATCAAAAATATAAACCAGAATTATTATTAACATGGGATAATAAACAATATTTAAATAAAAATAATTTAAATGAAGTTTGGCAAGCTATATTATGGTATAAAATTATTAATTATCATAATATTTCAAAAAAAACATTATGGCATCATGGCAAATTATATAATTACTTAAAAACATGTCATAATATCAAATTTAATAATATTATACCACAAAAGATATTTATATTATTTATACATGATATTCCTATAATATACCTTAAATTATTACAATTAGTAGAAAAATATATCGAAATACATATTCTAATATTTAATCCATGTAAATATTATTGGAAATATTTAACAAAAAATAGTAGTTTATTAAATCAATTAGGAAAATGTGGTTTATATAATATAGATAAATTTATTGAAATACCATCTAGAATTATTGAAACATTTGTACCTATTAATTCAGTAAATTTATTAACTGAGATACAAAATGATATTTTTTATGCAAAATCATTTAATAAAAAAAAAACAATATTAAGTAAAGATCAATCTATTCAAATATTTTCATGTGAAAGTATTAAAACAGAAATAGAATTATTATATAATAATATTTTAGAGCTTTTATCTAAAGATAAAAATTTATTATTACATGATATTATTGTTACTACTCCTAATATAAAATTATATAAATCTTTCATTAAAACTATTTTTAGTAAAAAAACATTAGCATTTAATATATTTAATGATTTTCATAATGAATATTTAATTAATATTAAAGATAAATTTATATTTTTATTAAAATTATCTAGTACAAACATAACACCTGAAGATATTTTTTTTTTATTAGAAAATAAATATATTTTAAGAAAATTTCATATACAACTAACAGATATTGATTATTTACAATATTGGATTAAAGAAATTGGTATTAAACATAATTTAAATTTTACAAATTTTAAAAATATTATTTTTCCTGAAGATCAATATACTTGGAAATTAGGATTACATCGTATGTTTTTAGGTTATGCAATAAATGATAAAAAAATATTATGGAATAATGTTATTCCATATACAAGTATAAATAATTCATCCAGTATTTTATTAGGTAATTTTACAAAATTTTTATTAACATTATATAAATGGCAACAAATTTTAAATAAAAAATATATTTTACCAAAATGGATAAAAATAATTAATAAATTATATTTAGATTTTTTTTCTTCTACAACATTAAAATACAAATATATACAAGAATTTTTATCAGAAATTAAATCATGTATTCAAAATGGAATAATGGCACAATATAATAAAATGGTTCATGTTAATATAATATTAGATTTAATTTTATTTAAATTAAAATCTTTAACATATAAAAGATTTAAAATTAATTCAATTAATTTTTATTCTTTATATAATTTTCAACCATTAAATTGTAAAATTAATTTTATTATTGGTATGAATAATGAATATTTTCCAAGAAAATCTCAGCAATTTATATTTAATTTATTAAAATATTTTAATAATCAATATGATTGTAACCAAACAGAAAAAGATAAATATAATTTTTTACAATTATTTATTTTAACTCAAAAAAAAATATATATAAGTTATATTATAGATGATAAACAAGAAAATACTAAATGTAGATCACCTATTATAAATATGATAATAAATCATATTAAAGAAAAATATATTATAGATAAAAATAGTATTATAAAAATTGTATTAAATTCAATTTCTGACAATAATATTTATATTAAAAAAGATAATAATACTATATTACATTATAAAAATAATAAACAACCAAATCAATTTATATTACTTGATATTAATAAGATTAATATTAATAATTTTATTAATTTTTGGAAACATCCATTAAAAGGGTTTTTTAATCAAAGATTAAAAATTTACTTACAAGATATATATCATACACAATTTCATATTGTGGACCCTTTTTTAGTAAATTATTTACAAGAATATTTAATAAATAAAAAAATATTTGATACATTTATAAAATATGATGATTTAAATTATTTATATAAATATTATTTAAATTGTAATATATTACCATATGGTAATTATGGTAATTTTTGGTGGTCAGAAAAAGTACAGAAAATTAGTATAATATTTTATCAATATTTTGATAAAAGTATTGTTAGTACAAAAATTTTTAATTTAAAATTAAATAATATTCAGTTATATGGTAAAATTAAATTAATTTTTAATCAAAATAATTTATTAAAATTTGTACCTAAAATTATAGATGTGAAAGATATTATGTCATTATGGATACAACATATAATTTTATGTGCACATGATAATAAATATAAAAAAGATGCACTAATTATAGGATTTAATAATACTAAATATCATTTAAAATATATTCCTTATAAACAAGCATGTTTATTATTAACAAAATATATTCAAGGTTATATTTCTGGTATGAATAATCCATTAATTCTGCCTATGAAAAGTTCTTGGATATGGATTAATTGTTGTTTTGATATACATACTAATAATATTAATTATGATAATAAAATACAACAACAAGCACAAAAATTATTTTTCTATTATTGGGAAAATTGTTATTTTGTTAAAGAAAATAGTGATCTTTATTTTAAAAAAATAAATTATATAATTGATAAACAAGAATTTTTAAATATTCAAAATTTAATTAAAAAATGGATGTTAGATATTTTATTTTTTAAAATAATATAA
- the lysA gene encoding diaminopimelate decarboxylase yields MNIIFDYKNNKNKLSIQIIQKIIKKYYTPCWVYYANNIKNKILQLKKFDIIRFAQKACSNIHILKFMRKQQVKIDAVSLGEIERALYAGYNPNQDIIFTADIFEKNTLKCVIELNITVNIGSIDMLHQLGKLKKQHNIWLRINPGFGYGHNKKTNTGGINSKHGIWYSEIEQTLNIIKKYQFNLIGIHMHIGSGVNYHHLQKVCNAMLYNVTQPYMPKICAISVGGGLPIPYKNNDTPININNYFNIWDHTRNIIKNYFKQNITLEIEPGRFLVAESGILICQVHAIKNINNRRFILVNVGFNDLIRPAMYGSFHHVSAISYEGLDLSQDIKIPTIIAGPLCESGDVFTQLNNGDITTILLSINIKIYDYLIFHDTGAYGATMSSNYNSRPLIPEIFIYNNKIHQIRRQQTIQELISLEQVY; encoded by the coding sequence ATGAATATAATATTTGATTACAAAAATAATAAAAATAAATTATCTATTCAAATTATACAAAAAATTATAAAAAAATATTACACTCCTTGTTGGGTATATTATGCAAATAATATTAAAAATAAAATATTACAATTAAAAAAATTTGATATTATTAGATTTGCTCAAAAAGCATGTTCTAATATTCACATATTAAAATTTATGAGAAAACAACAAGTTAAAATTGATGCAGTATCATTAGGTGAAATAGAAAGAGCTTTATATGCTGGATATAATCCTAATCAAGATATTATATTTACTGCAGATATTTTTGAAAAAAATACATTAAAATGTGTGATTGAATTAAATATTACTGTTAATATTGGATCTATTGATATGTTACATCAATTAGGAAAATTAAAAAAACAGCATAATATATGGTTACGTATTAATCCTGGATTTGGTTATGGACATAATAAAAAAACTAATACAGGAGGTATAAATAGTAAACATGGAATATGGTATTCTGAAATAGAACAAACACTTAATATTATTAAAAAATATCAATTTAATTTAATTGGTATACATATGCATATAGGTTCTGGTGTAAATTATCATCATTTACAAAAAGTATGTAATGCTATGTTATATAATGTAACACAACCATATATGCCTAAAATATGTGCTATATCTGTAGGAGGTGGATTGCCCATACCATATAAAAATAATGATACACCTATTAATATTAATAATTATTTTAATATATGGGATCATACTAGGAATATAATTAAAAATTATTTTAAACAAAATATAACACTAGAAATTGAACCAGGACGTTTTTTAGTAGCTGAATCAGGTATATTAATTTGTCAAGTTCATGCTATAAAAAATATAAATAATAGAAGATTTATATTAGTTAATGTTGGTTTTAATGATTTAATTAGACCTGCTATGTATGGTAGTTTTCATCATGTATCAGCAATCTCTTATGAAGGATTAGATCTTTCACAAGATATAAAAATACCAACTATTATTGCTGGTCCTTTATGTGAATCTGGAGATGTTTTTACACAGTTAAATAATGGAGATATTACTACGATTTTATTATCTATAAATATAAAAATTTATGATTATTTAATTTTTCATGATACAGGAGCATATGGTGCTACAATGTCCTCAAATTATAATAGTAGACCATTAATACCTGAAATATTTATTTATAATAATAAAATACATCAAATTAGACGTCAACAAACAATACAAGAATTAATTTCATTAGAACAAGTATATTAA